One stretch of Actinacidiphila sp. DG2A-62 DNA includes these proteins:
- the ngcE gene encoding N-acetylglucosamine/diacetylchitobiose ABC transporter substrate-binding protein, which produces MGSEINRRDLVKRSAALGLVAIPATGLLSACASSGGDSSGDSTKPTKGSTSANNPFGVNESTGLDVLIFKGGFGDDYAKRFEALYNKEYPKAKVSHNATQNITGLLQPRLNAGTPPDVVDDSGNAQIKLDVLQKADQLTDLTPLLDAPSIDDPSKKVRDTLMPGTIELGTIGGKFVTLQYVYTVFGLWYSNKLFKQHGWTAPKTWADFMSLSGEIKKAGISPFAHQGKYPYYINVAIVDLAVKHGGLDWLDRLDKLDETVWDDDAAKQAINAIYQIVQNKYLLPGTNGMTHIESQTAWNQYKAAFIPCGAWLENEQLKATPSDFEMTFMPMPSLPGDKLPFEAIRGGANEPFIVPKKAKNAAGGLEFMRTMLSKAGATAFAQSANSLTVVKDGIGDDVQLRPGTKSTVTALKAAGTNVFNPTYLQTASSLDIDMGNASTELMADRIKPEEWLKRVKSATVKAKKNA; this is translated from the coding sequence AGCGGCGGCGACAGCAGCGGCGACTCCACCAAGCCCACCAAGGGCTCGACGAGCGCAAACAACCCGTTCGGCGTCAACGAGAGCACCGGTCTGGACGTCCTGATCTTCAAGGGCGGCTTCGGCGACGACTACGCCAAGCGGTTCGAGGCGCTGTACAACAAGGAGTACCCGAAGGCCAAGGTCTCCCACAACGCCACCCAGAACATCACCGGCCTGCTCCAGCCGCGCCTGAACGCGGGCACCCCGCCGGACGTCGTCGACGACTCGGGCAACGCCCAGATCAAGCTCGACGTGCTGCAGAAGGCGGACCAGCTCACCGACCTCACCCCGCTGCTGGACGCGCCCTCCATCGACGACCCGAGCAAGAAGGTGCGCGACACCCTCATGCCCGGCACCATCGAACTGGGCACCATCGGTGGCAAGTTCGTCACGCTGCAGTACGTCTACACGGTCTTCGGCCTGTGGTACTCGAACAAGCTGTTCAAGCAGCACGGCTGGACCGCGCCCAAGACCTGGGCGGACTTCATGTCGCTCAGCGGCGAGATCAAGAAGGCCGGCATCTCGCCCTTCGCCCACCAGGGCAAGTACCCGTACTACATCAACGTCGCCATCGTCGACCTGGCCGTCAAGCACGGCGGCCTGGACTGGCTGGACCGGCTGGACAAGCTGGACGAGACCGTCTGGGACGACGACGCCGCCAAGCAGGCGATCAACGCGATCTACCAGATCGTGCAGAACAAGTACCTGCTGCCCGGCACCAACGGCATGACGCACATCGAGTCGCAGACCGCCTGGAACCAGTACAAGGCCGCCTTCATCCCCTGTGGCGCCTGGCTGGAGAACGAGCAGCTGAAGGCCACCCCCTCGGACTTCGAGATGACCTTCATGCCGATGCCGTCGCTGCCCGGCGACAAGCTGCCCTTCGAGGCCATCCGCGGCGGCGCCAACGAGCCGTTCATCGTGCCCAAGAAGGCGAAGAACGCGGCCGGCGGCCTGGAGTTCATGCGCACCATGCTGAGCAAGGCCGGCGCCACCGCCTTCGCCCAGAGCGCCAACTCGCTGACCGTGGTCAAGGACGGCATCGGCGACGACGTCCAGCTGCGCCCGGGCACCAAGTCCACGGTGACCGCGCTGAAGGCGGCCGGGACGAACGTCTTCAACCCGACCTACCTGCAGACCGCCAGCTCGCTGGACATCGACATGGGCAACGCCAGCACCGAGCTGATGGCCGACCGCATCAAGCCCGAGGAGTGGCTGAAGCGCGTCAAGTCGGCCACCGTGAAGGCCAAGAAGAACGCCTGA